The Pogoniulus pusillus isolate bPogPus1 chromosome 28, bPogPus1.pri, whole genome shotgun sequence genome has a segment encoding these proteins:
- the FAM237B gene encoding protein FAM237B: MEFLRKQRRCLQLGCVLLLAGVCASLDHPKEIPASLGQIDHQCWEVSSQGLVEMKKLKVADTVVDLWDFMMFLKESPRPKHNKLFDDLAQNFWDMYVDCVLSRSHGMGRRQLLAPRYSSTYSHRTLAGSAFANPF; the protein is encoded by the coding sequence ATGGAGTTCCTACGGAAGCAAAGGCGGtgtctgcagctgggctgcgTGCTTCTGCTGGCAGGGGTCTGTGCCAGCCTAGACCACCCAAAGGAgatcccagccagcctggggcagatCGACCACCAATGCTGGGAGGTCTCATCGCAGGGGCTGGTGGAAATGAAGAAGCTGAAGGTAGCAGACACAGTGGTGGATCTCTGGGACTTCATGATGTTCCTGAAGGAGTCTCCCAGGCCCAAGCATAACAAACTCTTCGATGACTTAGCCCAGAACTTTTGGGACATGTACGTGGACTGTGTGCTCTCCAGGTCCCATGGAATGGGCAGAAGGCAACTCCTGGCTCCCAGATACTCTTCCACATACTCCCACAGGACTCTGGCAG